Within the Thermus oshimai DSM 12092 genome, the region TCCTGGGACCCCCCGCAGCGGCAGAGGGCGAGCTTGGCCCTTTCCAAGCGCCTTTCCTCCCCGTTGTAGCGGAAGGTGCTCCCCTCGGGCAGGTCCAGGACGTAGGGGCCGTCTTGGCGGAAGCGGAGCTTCATGCCCTAAGTTTAAGGTGCTATCTTGGGAAGGATGGGCCCGGGATCCCCCCGGTCGCCCGGGAGGAAGCATGCGCGCACACCTCATCACCTACGGTTGCCAGATGAACGAGTACGACTCCCACCTGGTGGCGAGCGAGCTGGTGAGCCTCGGGTGGGAGCTGGTGGACTCCGTTGAGGAGGCGGACTTCGTCTTGGTGAACACCTGCGCGGTGCGGGGCAAGCCCGTGGAGAAGGTGCGGGCCCTGTTGGGGCAACTGCGCAAGGAGAAGGAGCGCCGGGGCCTCCTCGTGGGGATGATGGGCTGCCTGGCCCAGCTGGACGAGGGCCAGCAGATGGCGAGGAAGTTCGGGGTGGACATCCTCCTGGGCCCCGGAGCGCTTACCTCCCTCCCTGAGGCCTTGAAGAAGCACGAGCGCTTCTTTGACCTCACCTTCCGCCAGGACCTCCTGGACTACATCCCCCCGCCCCCCAAGGGGGCCCTTTCCGCCCACGTGACCATCATCCGGGGGTGCAACCACCACTGCACCTACTGCATCGTCCCCACCACCCGGGGCCCGGAGGTCTCCCGCCACCCCGACCTCATCCTGAAGGAGATCGAGATGCTCAAGGCCGCGGGGGTGGTGGAGGTCACCCTCCTGGGGCAGAACGTGAACTCCTACGGCAAGGACCAGCCGGGCTTCCCCTCCTTCGCCGAGCTCCTAAGGATGGTGGGCCGGATGGGGATCCCCCGGGTGCGCTTCCTCACCAGCCACCCCGTGAACTTCACCGACGACATCATCGAGGCCATCGCGGAGACCCCGGCCATCTGCCGCTACATCCACCTTCCCGTGCAGTCGGGCTCGGACCGGATCCTAAGGCGCATGGCCCGGGAGTACCGCCGGGCGCACTATCTGGAAAGAATACGCAAGATTCGGGAAGCCCTCCCGGATGCGGTGCTTTCCACGGACATCATCGTGGGCTTCCCCGGGGAGACGGAGGAGGACTTCCAGGAGACCCTCTCCCTCTACGACGAGGTGGGCTACGACCAGGCCTACATGTTCATCTACTCCCCCCGCCCCGGCACCCCCGCCTACAAGCACTTCCAGGACCTGCCCCGGGAGGTGAAGGTGGAGCGGCTCATGCGCCTCATTGAGAAGCAGAAGGAGTGGAGCTACCGCCGGAACCAGGCCTGGGTGGGGAAGACCGTGGAGGTCCTGGTGCGGGGGGAGGCCAAGGAGGAGGGGTACGTCCAGGGCCACGACCGGGGGAACCACCCCGTCCTCCTCCCCGCCCACCAGGCCCCCACCCCTGGGCTTTACCAGGTGGAGATCAAGCAGGCCACGCCCCACCTCCTCTTCGGGGAGGTGGTGGGGGCAGAGGCCCCTGCCCCCATTCCCCTGCCGGTGGCATGAGGCCCCTTTTGCCCCTTTCCGGCGCGCTGGGGCTTTTCCTCCTCCTCTTCGCCGCGTTCCGCTTCACCCTAGGGGGGCTTCTCCTGGCCCTTCTCCTTTCCGCCTTCCTCTTCCTCCTCCTGGACCGCTGGCAGGGGGGGTTCCTCCGAAGGGGGCCTTCCCCCTGGGCCAGGGAGCGCCTGGCCATGAAGGAGGCCTGGCGGCGGGGGGGGTTCCTGCGCCCCGAGGACCTTAGCCCCTACATGCCCCTTTCCGAGGCCCAGGCCCTTCTCCAGGCCCTGGCGGGGCGGGGGATTTGCCGGAGGGAAGGGGAAGGGTACCGCTTTTAGCCCCATCGCGGCTTGCGCTGCGATGGGGGCCCCAAAGATGGGGTGGATATGGGGGGTGTAGTGGTGGTGGGCGCGGGGGTGGCGGGGGCCGCGGCCGCCTTGGCCCTGAAGGGGGCGGGCCTTCCCGTCCTCTGGGTGGCGGAGGGGGTGGGGGATGCGAGCCGCGTCCCCGTGGCCCTGGTGAACCCCGTGCGGGGGAAGCGGGGGACCTTGGTGCCGGAAGGCGCTTTGGCCCTCGAGGCCGCCCTCGCCCTCTATAGCCGCTACGTGCCCCTCCACAAGGGCCTCCTCCGCCCCGTCCCCGAGGGGGAGCGGGCGGCCTGGGAGAGGCGCCTTGGGGCAAGCGGCCTCCCCTACCGCTGGACCCGGGAGGGGCTTTTCCTGCCCGAGGCCTTCTGGCTGGAGCCCCGGCCCTTTTTGGAAAGGGTTTGGGCCGAGCTCGGAGGCCTCAGGGATCGGGTGGTGGCCTACGCCCCGGGGGAGGTGGGGTTGGAGGGGGGAAGGCGGCTAAGGCCCGAGCTCGTGGTCTGGGCGGGGGGGGCCCGGGGGGCCGGGGTCTTGGGCCTCGAGGGGCGGATGGTGGCGGGGCTGGAGCTCCTCCTTCTGGAGTACCGGGAGGTGGCCCTGAGCTATAGGGTCTTCCTAGCGGGGCCGGCCCTTGGGGGGAGCTACCTGGACCTCCCCGGCTACGCCGAGCCGCCCCCTTCGGAGGGGGAGGCGGAGTGGCTCCTTAGGGGGGCGGAGGCCCTTCTGGGCTACCGGCCCCGGGTAGCCGGGGCCTGGCGGGGGGTGCGCTTCCGCAGGCCCCACCCCCTCACCCCCATCCCCGGGGGGTACGCCCTCACGGGCTTCGGCTCCACGGGCTTTCTCCTGGTCCCCCTTTGGGCCAGGCGGCTGGTGGAGGCCTTAGGCTAAGGGTATGTACACCGGCGCGGTGCTGGCGGGGGGGCTTTCCAAGCGCTTCGGGGAGGACAAGGCCCTTTACCCCTACCGGGGGAAGCCCCTCCTCCTTTGGGTTCTGGAAAGCCTTTCGGGGGCGGGGGAACGGTTCATCGTGGCGAACCGCCCCTACGAGGGGTTCGGGGTGCCCGTCTACCCCGACCTCCTGCCGGGGGGGGATAGCCTCTCGGGGCTCCACACCGCTCTGGTCCAGGCCCGCTTCCCCTGGGTGGCCGTGGCCGCCACGGACCTTCCCTTCCTCACCCGGGCCTACTGGGACTACCTCTACGAGAGGGCCCTGGCCTCCCCCCACCCCGTGGTGGTGCCCCTAAACCCCGAGGGCCACCTGGAGCCCCTCATGGCCCTTTACCACAAAGACTGCCTGCCCCAGGTGGAGCGCCAGCTCCGGGAGGGGGATTTCCTCCTTAGGCGGGTGATGGAGGCCTTGGGGGCCACCTACCTCCCCGCGGAGGAGGTGGTGGCCCGCTTTGGGCGGGAGGTTTTCCTCAACGCCAACCGCAAGGAGGAGTTGCCCTAGTCTCGCACCCGGAGCCAGCTAAGGGCTAGGAAGGCTCGATTCCCGGAGGGCAAGGGGGCGTTAAGGGTTTGTTAAGGGGGGATCTCCTATGCTGCTGGTCAAACTTGCCCCCTCCGTTAAACCCAGGGGGTAAGATGGGACCGAGCTTAACGCCTCCATAGCGCCTCTGGTTAACGCCTAGGGAAGGATGGCACTCATGGTGTGCATGGAACGTATAGGAGGTGGAAAGCCGTGCCGGTGCGGTATGAAGGAAGGTTCCGGCTGGTCCTCTCTGGCCCCGCCCGCCTGGAGCGGGGGGGACAAGCGGTGCGGGTCCGGCGGAAGGCCCTCGCCCTCCTCTACTACCTGGCCCTGGAGGGCCCCGCGCGCCGGGCCCTTCTGGCCGATCTCCTTTGGGGCCACGGGGCCGCGTTGCAAAACCTTCGGGTGGAGCTTCACCACCTGAACGAGGTTTTGGGGGGTGCTTTCTTTAGGGGGCAGGACCCCTTGAGCCTGCCCCCGGTGGTGGAGCTGGCGGAGGGGACGGGGGAGGTGCCCTTGGAGGGCCTCGAGGGCCTCTCCCCCGAGTGGGACGGGTGGCTCCAGGGCCTGAGGGCCCGGTTGGGCTCGAGGCCCCAGCTCCAACCCCTTCCCGAACGCCTCCGGGGCGTGGGCCCGCCCCACTTGCTCCTCCTCATCTCCCCTTTGGGGTCGGACCCCGAGGGGGTGGCCCGGGCCCTGGCCCGCCACCTGGGCCTTCCCTTCCGGATGGGCCTGGGGCGGGGGCGTGGGGTTTTCTACCTCTCCGAACCCTTCCCCCCGGCGGAGCGGGCCGCGCAGATGGCGGAGAACCGGGAGGGGGTGTACGTGCTGGCCCGGAGCGCCCTGGGCGAGGATCCCCCTTTTTTCCTCGCCGCCCGGGTCCAGTACCCCCCCGCCCGGACCCGGGTGGTGACCCTGGAGCCCCTTTCCTGGCTCGAGGCCCGACGGGGGCCCCTAAAGGGGATGCCCTTTGAGGAGGCCGCCCGCTACTACCTCCATAGCGGGGGGTGGCCCCTTTTTCTGGCGGAGCTCCTGGCGGTGGGGAACCCCGAGGCCCTGCCCCAAAGGGTGCGGGCCGCGGTCATGCTGGAGGCGAGCCGCCTTACGCCCGAGGAGCGCCTGGCTTTGGAGCGGCTTTCCGTGCACCCTGGGCCTCTAGAAGAGGGCCTGGTGGAGGCCCTAGGGGCTTCGGAGGTGCTGGAGCGGCTGGAGGCCCTGCACTGGCTTTCCTACCGGGAAGGGGGGTGGGTTTTCGCGGACGAGGTGGTGCGCCGGGTGTTCTGCTCGGCCCTGGAGCCGGGGGTGAAAAGACGCCTCCACCGTCTGGCGGCGGAGTGGCTGGAGGCCAAGGGGAGGCTTTGGGCCGCCTTCTACCACCGGATGCAGCTGGGGGAAGGCCCCCAGGACCCTCCTCCCCTGCCCCCCTTCCTGGAACCCCTCTTCTTCCCGGAAGGGCGGCTGGTGCTGGACTCCTGGCCCCAGGAAGGGGTGGGCCGGGGAAGGAGGCTCCACCCCGAGCTCCTTCCCCAGGGCCCCGTGGTTTTAGAGGGGGAGGAGGCGGCCTGGACCCAGCGGGATGGGGTTCCCTCGGCCCTTTCCTGGAGCCTCGAGGCCCCCGCCCTCCTGGAGCTGGAAGCCCGGGTCTTCCTGGCGAGCCCCCTCCGGGTGGGGCTTAGCGGGGCGGGGTGGCCCCTGGTCCTGCAACACCCCTTGGGGGCGGTGTACTTCCTCCCCTACGGGCAGGCGGGCAGGAGGGGCAACCAGGGGGTTTTGCCCCTGGAAGGGGGCCCTTTCCGGCTCTTCCTTCCCCCCGGGTTTTACCAACTCCAAAGCCATGCGGAGAGGGCGTTGGTGGAGCTCCGCTTGAGGTTCTACGAGGCCCAGCCGGGGGAGGAGGCCGCCTTCAGCCTCGAGGCCCTAAGCCCCAGCCCCGGGCTGGGGCCGGTCGGGGCGGGCCAAGGGCGGGGGCGGGGGCAGGAGGAGGAGCTTTAGGACCTCCCCCACCTCCTCCACCAGGAGGATCTCCAGGTCCTTCAGGATCTCCTCCGGCACCTCCTTGAGCTCGGCGGCGTTTTCCTTGGGGAGGATGACCTTGTGGATCCCCGCCTGGTGGGCCGCGAGGAGCTTCTCCTTGACCCCACCGATGGGGAGGACCTTGCCCCTTAGGGTGATCTCCCCGGTCATGGCGATGTCCATGCGCACCGGGCGGCCGGTGAGGGCGCTGGCCAGGGCGGTGGCCATGGTGATCCCGGCGGAGGGGCCGTCTTTGGGCGTGGCCCCCTCGGGGACATGGATGTGCAGGTCAAAGTCCTTGTGGAAGCCCTCGGGAAGCCCCCACTCCTCCCGGTGGGCCCGGAGGTAGGTGAGGGCGGCCTGGGCGGACTCCTTCATGACCTCCCCCAGGTTCCCCGTGAGGTTCACCTTGCCCGTGCCGGGGACGGCCATGGCCTCGATGGTGAGGAGGGCGCCCCCATAGGGGGTCCAGGCCAGGCCCTGGGCCAGGCCCACCTGGGGCTCCTTCTCCGCCCGGTCGGGCCGGTACCTGGGCACGCCCAGGTAGTGTTCCAGATCCCCCTCGTCCACCACCCGCACCCCCTCCCAGGGGGCCTCCAGGTACTCCTTGGCCGCCTTGCGGGCCACCTTGGAAAGCTCCCGGTCCAGGTTCCGCACCCCGGACTCCCGGGTGTACTCCTGGACGATGCGGTCAATGGCCCGGTCGGTGATCTCCAGCTTGCCCTCGAGCCCCGCCTCCTTCACCTGGTAGGGCCAGCGGAAGTGGCGGGCGATGGCCCGCTTCTCGGGGAGGGTGTAGCCGGGGATCTCAATGACCTCCATCCGGTCCAAGAGGGGCCTCGGGATGGTGGAGAGGGTGTTGGCGGTGGTGATGAAGAAGACCCGGGAGAGGTCGTAGGGCACGTCCAGGTAGTGGTCGGTGAAGGTGTGGTTCTGCTCGGGGTCCAGGACCTCCAGAAGGGCCGCCGCCGGGTCCCCCCGCCAGTCGGAGGAGAGCTTGTCGATCTCGTCCAGGAGGAAGACGGGGTTCACCACCCCCACCTGCTTCATCCCCTGGATGATCTTCCCCGGAAGGGCCCCGATGTAGGTGCGGCGGTGGCCCCTGATCTCCGCCTCGTCCCGCACGCCCCCTAGGGAGATGCGGTGGAACTTGCGGTTCATGCTCCTGGCGATGCTCTTGCCCAAGGAGGTCTTGCCCACCCCAGGGGGCCCCACGAAGCAGAGGATGGGGGCGTGGCCCCGCACCTCCTGGCCCTGGGTGAGCTGGCGCACCGCCAGGTACTCCAGGATCCGTTCCTTCACGTCCTTGAGGCCGTAGTGGTCCTCGTCCAGGACGCGGCGGGTCACGGCGATGTCCAGGACCTCGGGGTCGGCCTCCTGCCAGGGGACCTCCAGGAGCCAGTCCAGGTAGGTGCGGCTTACCGTGGCCTCGGGGGAGCCGGGCTGCATCCTCTCCAGGCGCTTAAGCTCCTTCAGGGCTTTTTCCTTCACCCCTTCCGGCA harbors:
- the lon gene encoding endopeptidase La, with amino-acid sequence MKELRLELPVLPLRNTVILPHTTTGVDVGRPKSKKAVEEALAADRLIFLVAQKDPEVDDPTPEDLFPVGTLAVVKQAMRLPDGTLQVMVEARNRARIGPYVAAPYLRALGEVLPEPPLEDPSLARVLVGEVQEAFERYVQAHKTLRLDRYQQEAVKGTLDPAILTDLVAHHATWSLEEKQDLLETPGVEERLKKVLALLLRDLERFELDKKIAARVKEQMDQNQREYYLREQMKAIQKELGGGEDFLSEIEELRERIEKKGMPEGVKEKALKELKRLERMQPGSPEATVSRTYLDWLLEVPWQEADPEVLDIAVTRRVLDEDHYGLKDVKERILEYLAVRQLTQGQEVRGHAPILCFVGPPGVGKTSLGKSIARSMNRKFHRISLGGVRDEAEIRGHRRTYIGALPGKIIQGMKQVGVVNPVFLLDEIDKLSSDWRGDPAAALLEVLDPEQNHTFTDHYLDVPYDLSRVFFITTANTLSTIPRPLLDRMEVIEIPGYTLPEKRAIARHFRWPYQVKEAGLEGKLEITDRAIDRIVQEYTRESGVRNLDRELSKVARKAAKEYLEAPWEGVRVVDEGDLEHYLGVPRYRPDRAEKEPQVGLAQGLAWTPYGGALLTIEAMAVPGTGKVNLTGNLGEVMKESAQAALTYLRAHREEWGLPEGFHKDFDLHIHVPEGATPKDGPSAGITMATALASALTGRPVRMDIAMTGEITLRGKVLPIGGVKEKLLAAHQAGIHKVILPKENAAELKEVPEEILKDLEILLVEEVGEVLKLLLLPPPPPLARPDRPQPGAGA
- a CDS encoding CDGSH iron-sulfur domain-containing protein, yielding MKLRFRQDGPYVLDLPEGSTFRYNGEERRLERAKLALCRCGGSQDKPFCDGSHKRLGFRAEEGALLIDELPDIVPGGLEP
- a CDS encoding FAD-dependent oxidoreductase codes for the protein MGGVVVVGAGVAGAAAALALKGAGLPVLWVAEGVGDASRVPVALVNPVRGKRGTLVPEGALALEAALALYSRYVPLHKGLLRPVPEGERAAWERRLGASGLPYRWTREGLFLPEAFWLEPRPFLERVWAELGGLRDRVVAYAPGEVGLEGGRRLRPELVVWAGGARGAGVLGLEGRMVAGLELLLLEYREVALSYRVFLAGPALGGSYLDLPGYAEPPPSEGEAEWLLRGAEALLGYRPRVAGAWRGVRFRRPHPLTPIPGGYALTGFGSTGFLLVPLWARRLVEALG
- a CDS encoding molybdenum cofactor guanylyltransferase: MYTGAVLAGGLSKRFGEDKALYPYRGKPLLLWVLESLSGAGERFIVANRPYEGFGVPVYPDLLPGGDSLSGLHTALVQARFPWVAVAATDLPFLTRAYWDYLYERALASPHPVVVPLNPEGHLEPLMALYHKDCLPQVERQLREGDFLLRRVMEALGATYLPAEEVVARFGREVFLNANRKEELP
- the miaB gene encoding tRNA (N6-isopentenyl adenosine(37)-C2)-methylthiotransferase MiaB; the encoded protein is MRAHLITYGCQMNEYDSHLVASELVSLGWELVDSVEEADFVLVNTCAVRGKPVEKVRALLGQLRKEKERRGLLVGMMGCLAQLDEGQQMARKFGVDILLGPGALTSLPEALKKHERFFDLTFRQDLLDYIPPPPKGALSAHVTIIRGCNHHCTYCIVPTTRGPEVSRHPDLILKEIEMLKAAGVVEVTLLGQNVNSYGKDQPGFPSFAELLRMVGRMGIPRVRFLTSHPVNFTDDIIEAIAETPAICRYIHLPVQSGSDRILRRMAREYRRAHYLERIRKIREALPDAVLSTDIIVGFPGETEEDFQETLSLYDEVGYDQAYMFIYSPRPGTPAYKHFQDLPREVKVERLMRLIEKQKEWSYRRNQAWVGKTVEVLVRGEAKEEGYVQGHDRGNHPVLLPAHQAPTPGLYQVEIKQATPHLLFGEVVGAEAPAPIPLPVA